Proteins from one Mycolicibacter virginiensis genomic window:
- the carB gene encoding carbamoyl-phosphate synthase large subunit, which produces MPRRSDLRHVLVIGSGPIVIGQACEFDYSGTQACRVLKAEGLQVSLVNSNPATIMTDPEYADNTYVEPITWEFVEKVLAQQAERGNKVDALLATLGGQTALNTAVALHEHGVLERYGVELIGADFEAIQRGEDRQQFKDIVAKVGGESARSRVCYTMDEVTETVAELGLPVVVRPSFTMGGLGSGLAASLDEVARMAGDGLAASPTANVLIEESIYGWKEFELELMRDGNDNVVVVCSIENVDPMGVHTGDSVTVAPAMTLTDREYQKMRDLGIAILREVGVDTGGCNIQFAVNPKDGRLIVIEMNPRVSRSSALASKATGFPIAKIAAKLAIGYTLDEIINDITKETPACFEPALDYVVVKAPRFAFEKFPGADPRLTTTMKSVGEAMSLGRNFIESLGKVMRSLETDRAGFWTKPDPEEDSAAAALERLRVPTEGRLYDIELALRQGASVEAVAEASGVDPWFVEQINGLVALRTEVVDTPVLDADLLRRCKYSGLSDHQIAVLRPELAGEDGVRLLRDRLGIHPVFKTVDTCAAEFESKTPYHYSTFELDPAAETEVAAQDVKPKVLILGSGPNRIGQGIEFDYSCVHAATTLSQAGFETVMINCNPETVSTDYDTADRLYFEPLTFEDVLEVYYAEQQSGQGGPGVVGVIVQLGGQTPLRLAQRLADAGVPIVGTSPEAIDLAEDRGAFGDVLTTAGLPAPRYGTATTFEQAKRIAADIGYPVLVRPSYVLGGRGMEIVYDEETLHGYITRATQLSPEHPVLVDRFLEDAIEIDVDALCDGTEVYIGGIMEHIEEAGIHSGDSACALPPVTLGRSDIEKVRRATEAIAHGVGVVGLLNVQFALKDDVLYVLEANPRASRTVPFVSKATAVPLAKACARVMLGTTIAELRSEGLLAASGDGATVGPNAPIAVKEAVLPFHRFRRADGSGIDSLLGPEMKSTGEVMGIDRDFGTAFAKSQTAAYGSLPAQGTVFVSVANHDKRSLVFPVKRLADLGFRVLATEGTAEMLRRNGIPCDVVRKNFEEPSPQRPELTAVDAIRAGEVDLVINTPYGNSGPRVDGYEIRSAAVSVNIPCITTVQGAAAAVQGIEAGIRGDIGVRSLQELHSTLGGQ; this is translated from the coding sequence ATGCCGCGCCGTAGTGACCTGCGCCATGTTCTGGTGATCGGCTCCGGGCCGATCGTGATCGGACAGGCCTGCGAATTCGACTATTCGGGAACCCAGGCCTGCCGGGTGCTCAAGGCCGAAGGCCTGCAGGTGAGCCTGGTCAACTCCAATCCGGCCACCATCATGACCGACCCCGAATACGCCGACAACACCTACGTCGAGCCCATCACCTGGGAGTTCGTCGAAAAGGTGCTCGCCCAGCAGGCCGAGCGCGGCAACAAGGTCGATGCCCTGCTGGCCACCCTGGGCGGGCAGACCGCGCTCAACACCGCGGTGGCGCTGCACGAGCACGGGGTGCTGGAGCGGTACGGCGTCGAACTGATCGGCGCCGACTTCGAGGCCATCCAGCGTGGCGAGGACCGCCAGCAGTTCAAGGACATCGTCGCCAAGGTCGGCGGCGAGTCGGCGCGTTCCAGGGTCTGCTACACCATGGACGAGGTCACCGAGACCGTCGCCGAACTAGGCCTGCCGGTCGTCGTTCGCCCCTCGTTCACCATGGGTGGCTTGGGATCCGGGCTGGCGGCCAGCCTCGACGAGGTGGCGCGGATGGCCGGCGACGGCCTCGCCGCCTCGCCGACCGCCAACGTCCTGATCGAGGAATCCATCTACGGGTGGAAAGAATTCGAGCTCGAGTTGATGCGCGACGGCAACGACAACGTCGTGGTGGTCTGCTCGATCGAGAACGTTGACCCGATGGGCGTGCACACTGGTGATTCGGTGACCGTCGCCCCGGCGATGACGCTGACCGACCGGGAATACCAGAAGATGCGCGACCTGGGCATCGCGATCCTGCGCGAGGTCGGGGTGGACACCGGCGGCTGCAACATCCAGTTCGCGGTCAACCCGAAAGACGGCCGGCTCATCGTGATCGAGATGAACCCGCGAGTCTCGCGATCCTCTGCGCTGGCGTCGAAGGCCACCGGCTTCCCGATCGCCAAGATCGCTGCCAAGCTGGCCATCGGCTACACCCTCGACGAGATCATCAACGACATCACCAAAGAGACCCCGGCCTGCTTCGAGCCGGCGCTGGACTACGTGGTGGTCAAGGCACCACGCTTCGCGTTCGAGAAGTTCCCTGGCGCCGACCCGCGCCTGACCACCACCATGAAGTCGGTGGGCGAAGCGATGTCGTTGGGCCGCAACTTCATCGAGTCGCTCGGCAAGGTGATGCGCTCGCTGGAGACCGACCGGGCCGGGTTCTGGACCAAACCCGACCCCGAGGAAGACTCGGCCGCCGCAGCGCTGGAACGGTTGCGGGTGCCCACCGAAGGCCGGCTCTACGACATCGAGCTGGCCCTGCGGCAGGGCGCCAGTGTGGAAGCGGTCGCCGAAGCCTCCGGGGTGGACCCGTGGTTCGTTGAGCAGATCAACGGCCTGGTGGCGCTGCGCACCGAGGTCGTCGACACCCCGGTGCTCGACGCGGACCTGCTGCGGCGCTGCAAATACAGCGGCCTGTCCGATCACCAGATCGCCGTGTTGCGCCCGGAGTTGGCCGGCGAGGACGGGGTGCGGCTGCTGCGGGATCGGCTGGGCATTCATCCGGTGTTCAAGACCGTCGACACCTGCGCCGCGGAATTCGAGTCCAAGACGCCGTATCACTACAGCACGTTCGAGCTCGACCCCGCCGCCGAGACCGAGGTGGCGGCCCAGGACGTCAAACCCAAGGTGCTCATCCTGGGTTCTGGGCCCAACCGGATCGGCCAGGGCATCGAGTTCGACTACAGCTGCGTGCATGCCGCGACCACCTTGAGCCAGGCCGGGTTCGAGACGGTGATGATCAACTGCAACCCCGAGACGGTGTCCACCGACTACGACACCGCCGACCGGCTCTACTTCGAACCGTTGACGTTCGAGGACGTGCTCGAGGTGTACTACGCCGAGCAGCAGTCCGGGCAGGGTGGCCCCGGGGTCGTCGGCGTGATCGTCCAGCTGGGCGGACAGACCCCGCTGCGGCTGGCCCAGCGGCTGGCCGATGCCGGCGTGCCGATCGTCGGAACCAGCCCGGAAGCCATCGATCTGGCTGAGGACCGCGGTGCGTTCGGTGACGTGTTGACCACGGCCGGTTTGCCGGCGCCCCGGTACGGCACGGCGACTACCTTCGAGCAGGCCAAGCGGATCGCCGCCGACATCGGCTACCCGGTCCTGGTGCGTCCCTCGTATGTGCTGGGCGGCCGCGGCATGGAGATCGTCTACGACGAAGAGACCCTGCACGGCTACATCACTCGGGCTACCCAGCTGTCACCGGAGCACCCGGTGCTGGTCGACCGGTTCCTCGAAGACGCCATCGAGATCGACGTCGATGCGCTGTGCGACGGCACCGAGGTCTACATCGGCGGCATCATGGAACACATCGAAGAAGCCGGCATCCACTCCGGTGACTCGGCCTGCGCGCTGCCGCCGGTGACGCTGGGGCGCAGCGACATCGAAAAGGTGCGGCGGGCCACCGAGGCCATCGCTCATGGCGTCGGGGTGGTGGGGCTGCTCAATGTGCAGTTCGCCCTCAAAGACGACGTGCTCTACGTCCTGGAGGCCAATCCGCGGGCCAGCCGCACGGTCCCGTTCGTGTCCAAGGCCACCGCGGTGCCGCTGGCCAAGGCCTGTGCGCGCGTCATGCTGGGCACCACGATCGCCGAGCTGCGATCCGAGGGCCTGTTGGCCGCGTCGGGGGACGGGGCCACCGTCGGCCCGAACGCCCCCATCGCGGTCAAGGAGGCCGTGCTGCCGTTCCACCGCTTCCGTCGCGCGGACGGCTCGGGCATCGACTCGCTCCTCGGCCCGGAGATGAAGTCCACCGGTGAGGTGATGGGCATCGACCGCGACTTCGGCACCGCGTTCGCCAAGAGTCAGACCGCCGCTTACGGGTCGCTGCCGGCTCAGGGCACGGTGTTCGTGTCGGTGGCCAACCACGACAAGCGGTCGCTGGTGTTTCCGGTCAAACGGCTCGCCGACTTGGGCTTCCGGGTCCTGGCCACCGAGGGGACCGCGGAGATGCTGCGGCGCAACGGTATTCCGTGCGACGTGGTACGCAAGAATTTCGAGGAGCCCAGTCCGCAGCGCCCGGAGCTGACCGCGGTGGACGCGATCCGGGCCGGGGAGGTGGACCTGGTGATCAACACCCCGTACGGCAACTCCGGTCCGCGGGTGGACGGCTACGAGATCCGTTCGGCAGCGGTCAGCGTGAACATCCCGTGCATCACCACTGTTCAGGGTGCGGCCGCGGCGGTGCAGGGCATCGAGGCCGGCATCCGGGGCGATATCGGGGTGCGCTCCTTGCAGGAACTGCACAGCACGCTCGGCGGGCAGTAG
- the carA gene encoding glutamine-hydrolyzing carbamoyl-phosphate synthase small subunit, which yields MSNARAVLVLEDGRTFTGTPFGAVGQTLGEAVFSTGMSGYQETLTDPSYHRQIVVATAPQIGNTGWNREDGESRDEKIWVAGYVVRDPSPRASNWRATGTLDDELVRQGIVGIAGVDTRTIVRHLRNHGSMKAGVFSGDALASPDELVTRVREQPSMLGADLAGQVSTEAGYVVEPDGAHRFTIAALDLGIKTNTPRNFSRRGIRSHVLPSSVDFAQIADLKPDGVFLSNGPGDPATADRMVALTREVLGAGIPLFGICFGNQILGRALGLNTYKMTFGHRGINIPVIDHATGRVAVTAQNHGFALEGEAGQRFDTDFGPAVVSHTCANDGVVEGVKLADGRAFSVQYHPEAAAGPHDAEYLFDQFVDLMAGEK from the coding sequence GTGAGTAACGCGCGAGCGGTGCTGGTGCTTGAGGACGGCCGGACGTTCACAGGAACACCGTTCGGGGCCGTGGGACAGACCCTGGGCGAGGCGGTGTTCTCCACCGGGATGTCCGGCTACCAGGAGACCCTGACCGACCCCAGTTACCACCGGCAGATCGTGGTGGCCACCGCCCCGCAGATCGGCAACACCGGCTGGAACCGCGAGGACGGGGAGAGCCGCGACGAGAAGATCTGGGTGGCGGGCTACGTGGTGCGCGACCCGTCGCCGCGGGCATCGAACTGGCGGGCCACCGGAACCCTCGACGACGAGCTGGTACGCCAGGGCATCGTCGGTATCGCCGGCGTTGACACCCGGACCATCGTGCGCCACCTGCGCAATCACGGCTCGATGAAGGCCGGGGTGTTCTCCGGTGACGCGCTGGCATCACCGGACGAGCTGGTGACCCGGGTCCGCGAGCAGCCGTCGATGCTCGGCGCCGACCTCGCCGGCCAGGTCAGCACCGAGGCGGGATACGTGGTGGAACCCGATGGCGCACACCGGTTCACCATCGCCGCGCTGGACCTGGGCATCAAGACCAACACGCCCCGAAACTTCTCGCGGCGCGGAATCCGCAGCCACGTACTGCCGTCCTCGGTGGACTTCGCACAGATCGCCGACCTGAAGCCCGACGGGGTGTTTCTGTCCAATGGGCCCGGGGACCCGGCCACCGCCGATCGGATGGTGGCGTTGACCCGCGAGGTGCTCGGCGCCGGAATTCCGCTGTTCGGAATCTGTTTCGGAAACCAGATCCTGGGCCGGGCGCTGGGCCTGAACACCTACAAGATGACGTTCGGCCACCGCGGCATCAACATCCCGGTGATCGACCACGCCACCGGCCGGGTAGCGGTGACCGCGCAGAACCATGGCTTCGCATTAGAGGGCGAAGCAGGCCAGCGCTTTGACACCGACTTCGGCCCGGCGGTGGTCAGCCACACCTGCGCCAACGACGGAGTCGTCGAGGGCGTCAAGCTCGCCGACGGCCGGGCGTTCTCGGTGCAGTACCACCCGGAAGCCGCGGCCGGACCGCATGACGCGGAATACCTGTTCGACCAGTTCGTCGACCTGATGGCAGGGGAGAAGTAA
- a CDS encoding dihydroorotase, with product MSVLIRGVRCYGEGDQVDVLVEGGQITQIGTGLAVPDECEIIDAPGQVLLPGFVDLHTHLREPGREYAEDIETGSAAAALGGYTAVFAMANTDPVADSPVVTDHVWARGQQIGLVDVHPVGAVTVGLGGTQLTEMGMMAAGTAGVRMFSDDGVCVDHPLVMRRALEYATGLGVLIAQHAEEPRLTVGSVAHEGPNAARLGLAGWPRVAEESIVARDVLLARDAGARLHICHASTAGTVELLKWAKAQGISVTAEVTPHHLMLDDSRLADYDGMNRVNPPLREASDTEALRQALADGVIDCVATDHAPHADHEKTCEFASARPGMLGLQTALSVVVATMVQTGLLSWRDVARVMSERPAQIVGLPDQGRPLEVGEPANLTVIDPDTTWVVTGAQLASRSDNTPYEEMILPATVTATLLRGRITARDGKSPA from the coding sequence GTGAGCGTGCTGATCCGCGGTGTGCGGTGTTACGGCGAAGGCGACCAGGTCGACGTCCTGGTCGAAGGCGGTCAGATCACGCAGATCGGTACCGGCCTGGCTGTTCCGGACGAGTGCGAGATCATCGACGCGCCCGGGCAGGTGTTGCTCCCGGGCTTCGTCGACCTGCACACCCATCTGCGTGAACCGGGACGCGAATACGCCGAGGACATCGAAACCGGCTCGGCGGCGGCGGCCCTGGGCGGCTACACCGCGGTATTCGCGATGGCCAACACCGATCCGGTGGCCGACTCCCCGGTGGTCACCGATCATGTCTGGGCGCGCGGGCAGCAGATCGGCCTGGTCGACGTGCACCCGGTCGGCGCCGTCACGGTCGGACTGGGCGGCACGCAGCTGACGGAGATGGGCATGATGGCCGCCGGTACCGCCGGTGTTCGGATGTTCTCCGACGACGGTGTCTGTGTGGACCACCCCCTGGTGATGCGACGCGCACTGGAGTACGCGACCGGACTGGGGGTGTTGATCGCTCAGCACGCCGAGGAGCCGCGGCTGACGGTCGGCTCGGTGGCCCACGAGGGGCCCAACGCCGCAAGGCTGGGCCTGGCCGGCTGGCCGCGCGTCGCCGAAGAGTCGATCGTGGCCCGGGACGTCCTGCTGGCCCGCGACGCCGGCGCCCGACTGCACATCTGCCATGCATCCACCGCCGGTACGGTCGAGCTCCTCAAATGGGCTAAGGCGCAAGGTATCTCGGTGACCGCCGAGGTCACCCCGCATCACCTGATGCTCGATGACAGCCGGCTCGCCGACTACGACGGAATGAACCGGGTCAACCCGCCGCTGCGCGAGGCCTCCGACACTGAGGCGCTGCGCCAGGCATTGGCCGACGGCGTGATCGACTGCGTGGCTACCGATCACGCACCGCACGCCGACCACGAGAAGACCTGCGAATTCGCCTCGGCCCGGCCCGGGATGTTGGGCCTGCAGACCGCACTGTCGGTGGTGGTGGCCACCATGGTGCAGACCGGCCTGTTGAGCTGGCGCGATGTGGCCCGGGTGATGAGCGAGCGGCCGGCCCAGATCGTCGGCCTGCCCGACCAGGGCCGTCCACTGGAGGTGGGCGAGCCGGCCAACCTGACCGTCATCGATCCCGACACCACCTGGGTGGTCACCGGTGCGCAGCTGGCGAGCCGCTCGGACAACACCCCTTATGAAGAGATGATCCTGCCCGCGACCGTCACCGCGACCCTGCTGCGCGGCCGGATCACCGCCCGGGACGGGAAGAGCCCGGCATGA
- a CDS encoding aspartate carbamoyltransferase catalytic subunit — protein sequence MSTRHLLAAGDLSRDEATAILDDADRFAQALVGREVKKLPTLRGRTVITMFYENSTRTRVSFEVAGKWMSADVINVSASGSSVNKGESLRDTAFTLRAAGADALIIRHPASGAAHLLSEWTGAAEDGGPAVINAGDGTHEHPTQALLDALTVRQRLGGIEGRRVVIVGDIVHSRVARSNVSLLSTLGAEVVLVAPPTLLPVGVADWPVRVSHDFDAELPAADAVLMLRVQAERMTGGFFPSTREYSVRYGLSEKRRAMLPDHAVVLHPGPMLRGMEISSSVADSSQSAVLQQVSNGVHVRMAVLFHLLVGSESASGAGSVGEEAAL from the coding sequence ATGAGCACCAGGCATCTGCTGGCAGCCGGCGACTTGAGCCGCGATGAGGCCACCGCGATCCTCGACGACGCCGACCGCTTCGCTCAGGCGCTGGTGGGGCGCGAGGTCAAAAAGCTGCCCACCCTGCGCGGGCGCACCGTGATCACCATGTTCTACGAGAACTCCACCCGGACCCGGGTCTCCTTCGAGGTGGCCGGCAAGTGGATGAGCGCCGATGTGATCAACGTGTCCGCGTCGGGATCCTCGGTCAACAAGGGGGAGTCGCTGCGCGACACCGCGTTCACCTTGCGGGCCGCCGGCGCCGACGCGCTGATCATCCGTCACCCGGCTTCGGGTGCGGCACACCTGCTCTCGGAGTGGACCGGAGCCGCCGAAGACGGCGGTCCGGCGGTGATCAACGCCGGTGACGGCACCCACGAACACCCCACCCAGGCATTGCTCGACGCCCTGACTGTGCGCCAGCGCCTCGGCGGCATCGAGGGCCGCCGCGTCGTCATCGTCGGCGACATCGTGCACAGCCGGGTGGCCCGCTCCAACGTGAGCCTGCTGTCGACGCTGGGCGCCGAGGTGGTGCTGGTGGCCCCGCCGACCCTGCTACCGGTCGGGGTGGCCGACTGGCCGGTGAGGGTCTCGCATGACTTCGATGCCGAGTTGCCGGCCGCCGACGCGGTGCTGATGCTGCGGGTGCAGGCCGAACGGATGACCGGCGGATTCTTCCCGTCGACGCGGGAGTACTCGGTGCGCTACGGGCTGAGCGAGAAGCGCCGGGCGATGCTGCCCGACCACGCGGTGGTACTGCATCCCGGGCCGATGCTGCGCGGCATGGAAATCTCCTCGTCGGTGGCCGACTCGTCGCAATCGGCGGTGCTGCAACAGGTTTCCAACGGGGTACATGTGCGTATGGCGGTGCTGTTTCACCTGCTGGTGGGCAGCGAATCCGCGTCGGGCGCCGGGTCGGTTGGAGAGGAAGCAGCGTTGTGA
- the pyrR gene encoding bifunctional pyr operon transcriptional regulator/uracil phosphoribosyltransferase PyrR has translation MGAAGNSSTDRELMSSADVGRTVSRIAHQIIEKTALDDPDRANAPRVVLLGIPTRGVTLAQRLAAKISEFCGVDVAHGALDITLYRDDLMRQPPRPLEPTSIPAGGIDDACVILVDDVLFAGRSVRAALDALRDVGRPRIVQLAVLVDRGHRELPVRADYVGKNVPTARGESVHVLLAEHDGRDQVVITR, from the coding sequence ATGGGCGCTGCCGGTAATTCCAGCACCGACCGGGAATTGATGTCCTCGGCGGACGTAGGTCGCACCGTTTCTCGGATCGCGCATCAGATCATCGAGAAGACGGCTTTAGACGACCCCGATAGAGCTAATGCCCCGCGCGTCGTGTTGTTGGGTATTCCCACCCGCGGTGTCACCCTGGCCCAGCGGCTGGCCGCCAAGATCAGCGAATTCTGTGGTGTCGATGTCGCGCACGGCGCGCTGGACATCACCTTGTACCGCGACGACCTGATGCGGCAGCCTCCGCGGCCCCTGGAGCCCACCTCGATTCCGGCAGGCGGCATCGACGACGCGTGCGTGATCCTGGTCGATGACGTGCTCTTCGCCGGCCGATCGGTACGGGCCGCACTGGACGCGCTGCGCGACGTGGGCCGGCCCCGGATCGTGCAGCTGGCCGTGTTGGTGGACCGCGGCCACCGCGAACTGCCGGTGCGCGCCGACTACGTCGGCAAGAACGTGCCGACCGCCCGCGGCGAAAGCGTGCACGTACTACTGGCTGAACACGACGGTCGCGACCAGGTGGTGATTACCCGATGA
- a CDS encoding serine hydrolase domain-containing protein has protein sequence MNLDPNQAPLREACDSGLLAGVVTLVWQRGSVLQVNEIGHRDVGAGLPMTRDTIFRIASMTKPVTIAAAMTLVDEGRLRLTDPIAHWLPEFAAPRVLVDPAGSLESTTAARRAITVDDLMTHRCGIGYGFSVPGPIAREYQRLPFGRGPEAWLTALAALPLVDQPGERVTYGHGTDVLGVLMSRMEGKPLPQVIEERILGPLGMADTGFCVTPQARGRSATMYRVDGDTLRDDAMGPVPIAMPAFPNAGGGLMSTADDYLAFTRMLLADGMFDGTRVLSASSARAMRTDQLTDDQKRHPFLGAPFWVGRGFGLNLSVVTDPAKSQPLFGPGGAGAFGWPGAYGTWWQADPAADLILIYLVQNSPTLSTDMAVAVAGNTSIAKLRVAQPKFVRRTYAALGL, from the coding sequence GTGAATCTCGACCCGAATCAGGCGCCGCTGCGCGAGGCCTGCGACAGCGGCCTGCTCGCCGGCGTGGTGACGCTCGTCTGGCAGCGCGGCTCGGTGCTGCAGGTCAATGAGATCGGCCACCGCGATGTCGGCGCCGGCCTGCCGATGACCCGCGACACGATCTTCCGGATCGCCTCCATGACCAAGCCGGTCACCATCGCCGCCGCGATGACCCTGGTCGACGAAGGACGGCTGCGGCTGACCGACCCGATCGCGCACTGGTTGCCGGAGTTCGCCGCGCCGCGGGTGCTGGTCGACCCGGCTGGTTCGCTGGAATCGACCACCGCGGCACGGCGCGCAATCACGGTCGACGATCTGATGACGCACCGCTGCGGCATCGGCTACGGGTTCTCCGTACCCGGTCCGATCGCGCGGGAGTACCAGCGGCTGCCCTTCGGGCGCGGGCCCGAGGCGTGGCTGACCGCGCTGGCGGCGCTTCCCCTGGTGGATCAGCCCGGTGAACGTGTCACCTACGGCCACGGCACCGACGTGCTGGGCGTGCTGATGTCGCGGATGGAGGGCAAGCCGCTACCGCAGGTGATCGAGGAAAGGATCCTGGGCCCGCTGGGGATGGCCGACACCGGTTTCTGCGTCACACCGCAGGCCCGCGGACGCAGCGCCACCATGTACCGCGTCGACGGGGACACACTGCGCGACGACGCGATGGGGCCGGTCCCGATCGCGATGCCGGCGTTTCCCAACGCCGGGGGCGGCTTGATGTCCACCGCCGACGACTATCTGGCCTTCACCCGGATGTTGTTGGCCGACGGGATGTTCGACGGCACCCGGGTGCTCTCGGCCTCCTCGGCGCGGGCGATGCGCACCGATCAGCTCACCGACGACCAGAAGCGCCACCCGTTCCTGGGCGCCCCGTTCTGGGTCGGCCGCGGCTTCGGGCTCAATCTGTCGGTGGTGACCGACCCGGCGAAGTCCCAACCACTGTTCGGACCGGGCGGTGCCGGCGCGTTCGGCTGGCCGGGCGCCTACGGCACCTGGTGGCAAGCGGATCCGGCCGCGGATCTGATCCTGATCTACCTGGTCCAGAACTCGCCGACGCTGTCCACCGACATGGCCGTCGCGGTCGCCGGCAATACCTCGATCGCCAAGCTGCGGGTGGCGCAGCCGAAGTTCGTCCGGCGGACCTACGCGGCCCTGGGTTTGTGA
- a CDS encoding FMN-dependent NADH-azoreductase, which yields MKTLWVEASPKQEHSLSSALTQAFLDAAPAAAVGDVERFSVWTDEMLVFGRDAAFAKFAPLYGERRTPEQKQIWSQVLAEIERVRSFDRLVVSSPMWNWHVPHALKAWIDVIVQPMASFTLNERGEHVGTLGEGKPLQLILTRSSAYDGDRADLQDFQRPYLEYVFTMLGYAVETLVFEPTTRWTPEERAQMRDAALEKARLAGERL from the coding sequence ATGAAAACTCTGTGGGTGGAGGCGAGCCCGAAACAAGAGCACTCGCTGTCCTCGGCGCTGACCCAGGCCTTCCTGGACGCCGCGCCCGCGGCAGCGGTCGGCGACGTCGAACGGTTCTCGGTGTGGACCGACGAGATGCTGGTGTTCGGCCGTGATGCCGCGTTCGCCAAGTTCGCACCGCTCTACGGCGAACGCCGAACCCCCGAGCAGAAGCAGATCTGGTCGCAGGTGCTGGCCGAGATCGAGCGGGTGCGGTCATTCGATCGGTTGGTGGTCTCCTCGCCGATGTGGAATTGGCATGTGCCGCATGCCCTGAAGGCCTGGATCGACGTCATCGTGCAGCCGATGGCCAGCTTCACCCTCAACGAGCGCGGCGAACACGTGGGCACGTTGGGGGAGGGCAAGCCGCTGCAACTCATCTTGACGCGCTCCAGCGCCTACGACGGCGATCGCGCCGACCTGCAGGACTTTCAGCGGCCGTATCTGGAGTACGTGTTCACCATGCTGGGCTACGCCGTCGAGACACTGGTCTTCGAACCGACCACCCGGTGGACCCCCGAGGAGCGGGCACAGATGCGCGACGCGGCGCTGGAGAAGGCGCGGTTGGCGGGGGAGCGGCTCTAG
- a CDS encoding acyl-CoA dehydrogenase family protein yields the protein MTAPVVPEEFISRLAQRAAAAEELRRLPAETVEDFRKSGLADLLLPARYGGQQAEFPEILDPIRRMAHGCASSAWTLGFYMLHNWMLALFGEQAQDEVFASGPVLCPAPLAPTGRGVPDGDGIRLSGRWSWATGVMDADWIMVGAICGPSDGSEAPYPALVLLPAADIRIEDVWHTAGMRATGSNDVVIENVHVPSHRLVKVLDIYSGTAPGAELHDASAYRWPMVPALALVAAMPALGSAEWVADLFAERLTERVLAYSGAAQKNQPAAQIRLGDARVRLRALRGLLDDTAGRIQDAVDARERISRPVRADARAAAAYIVHESRAVIADLLEASGASAQFVANPLQRAKRDVDVICGHVVFDYDVARELSGALEAGVKISPISMI from the coding sequence ATGACGGCACCGGTGGTGCCCGAGGAATTCATCTCTCGACTGGCGCAACGCGCCGCAGCCGCCGAGGAGCTGCGCCGTCTTCCGGCCGAGACCGTCGAGGACTTCCGCAAGTCCGGACTGGCCGACCTGCTCTTACCGGCCCGCTATGGCGGGCAGCAGGCGGAATTTCCCGAGATCCTCGACCCGATTCGGCGCATGGCACACGGCTGCGCGTCCAGTGCCTGGACGCTCGGGTTCTACATGCTGCACAACTGGATGCTGGCGCTCTTCGGTGAGCAGGCCCAAGACGAGGTGTTCGCTTCCGGGCCGGTGCTGTGCCCGGCGCCGTTGGCGCCGACCGGGCGCGGCGTGCCCGACGGTGATGGCATCCGATTGTCCGGGCGCTGGTCGTGGGCGACCGGCGTGATGGACGCCGACTGGATCATGGTCGGGGCGATCTGCGGACCCAGCGACGGCTCTGAGGCGCCCTACCCGGCGCTGGTGCTGCTCCCGGCGGCCGACATACGCATCGAGGACGTCTGGCACACCGCGGGCATGCGGGCCACCGGCTCCAACGATGTCGTCATCGAGAACGTGCACGTGCCGTCGCACCGACTGGTCAAGGTCCTTGACATCTACTCCGGAACCGCTCCCGGCGCCGAGCTGCATGACGCCTCGGCGTACCGGTGGCCGATGGTCCCGGCGCTGGCCCTGGTCGCCGCGATGCCCGCCCTCGGGTCGGCCGAATGGGTCGCCGACCTGTTCGCCGAACGCCTGACCGAGCGGGTGCTGGCGTATTCCGGTGCGGCGCAGAAGAATCAGCCGGCGGCCCAGATCCGCCTGGGCGATGCGCGGGTTCGGCTGCGTGCGCTGCGCGGGCTTCTCGATGACACCGCGGGCCGGATTCAAGACGCGGTGGATGCGCGCGAGCGGATCAGTCGCCCCGTTCGGGCCGATGCCCGGGCTGCGGCCGCCTATATCGTGCACGAATCCCGGGCCGTGATCGCCGATCTGCTCGAAGCCTCCGGTGCCAGCGCGCAGTTCGTGGCCAACCCGCTCCAGCGCGCCAAACGCGATGTCGACGTCATCTGCGGACACGTCGTCTTCGACTACGACGTGGCACGCGAATTGTCGGGCGCACTCGAGGCCGGCGTGAAGATCTCACCGATCTCGATGATCTGA